CGGCGGGAAGGGGATGCGGGACCGGCAGCTCCACGCGTCGCCCCGGCCGCGTGTCCGGCGGCCGCGGGGACGCTCCGCGCCGCGCCCCGCGCGCAGATAACCGCGCGGGCACCTGCGCGCCCCGCGCCCATTGGGCGGCCACCGCCCCGCGCCGCCAGCACCGCCCAATCGGCGGGCGGCGCGCGCCTCCACCCCGATACGTCACAGCCGGACCGAGCCGTGGGAGCGCGCGGGGCTGCACGTGGCCGCGCCGCGCCCGACGGGACCCCCGCCCCACCGCCCCGGgtccgcccgcccggccccacCGCCGGGTCTCACCGCCCCGGGTCCCACTACTccggccctgcccgccgggTCCGCTCCACCGCCCCGGGTCCCACTaccccggccctgcccgccgggTCCGCTCCACCGCCCCGGGCCCCACCGCCCCGGGTCCCACTACCCCGGCCCAGCCCGCCGGGTCTCACCGCCCCGGGTCCCACTaccccggccctgcccgccgggTCCGCTCCACCGCCCCGGGCCCCACCGCCCCGGgtccgcccgcccggccccacTGCCCCGGGTCCCACTATCCCGGCCCAGCCCGCCGGGTCCGCCCcaccgccccggcccgccccaCTGGTAGCTTTGCTCCCGCCGGCAGCCAGCGGCTACCCCGGAGGCGGCGGCGCCCCCCCCCACTCGCCGCGTCGGGCCCCTCCCGCCGGGCGGGGTCCCGG
The nucleotide sequence above comes from Molothrus ater isolate BHLD 08-10-18 breed brown headed cowbird chromosome 8, BPBGC_Mater_1.1, whole genome shotgun sequence. Encoded proteins:
- the LOC118688590 gene encoding basic proline-rich protein-like, yielding MRSTRDPAGRGCGTGSSTRRPGRVSGGRGDAPRRAPRADNRAGTCAPRAHWAATAPRRQHRPIGGRRAPPPRYVTAGPSRGSARGCTWPRRARRDPRPTAPGPPARPHRRVSPPRVPLLRPCPPGPLHRPGSHYPGPARRVRSTAPGPTAPGPTTPAQPAGSHRPGSHYPGPARRVRSTAPGPTAPGPPARPHCPGSHYPGPARRVRPTAPARPTGSFAPAGSQRLPRRRRRPPPLAASGPSRRAGSRCGDRRRLIEQPGNDRGAPAAALPRSTER